caatttttttttttttctgctaccTTTGTAATCGATGCAGAACAATTAAATGTTTTCTATATATTTGCTTGCCAATAAATCCAGTTTCACTGTATTTAATGTTAACATAATTAAGATTTTGGTAGAGTTGAAGGACTGTGTTTTAATAAAGGAGAAGCTTTCTTTGAAAAGTGGGCAGAAAGCAGGAAGGtgtggtgttttttcttttttattcatgGAATCAGTAGAAgagtttggattggaaggaaccttaaagatcatttagctccaagccccatctgGTCTTGGACATTTTTCTGGGAaatctgtgccagagcctcaccaccctcacagggaagaatttcagGGCTTCCTAACACTTAATCTAAACATCCTTTTTTCAATGTGAAGCTATTGCCCGTTGTCCTGTCTCTCCAGGTCCTTATCCAAAGTCCCTCTCTccaagaaagagggaaaagaggaaagttTTCCATTTGCTACTACTTTATAGAAAGAAGAGTGAAGGTAGCAGCTCTGAAATccctttgtgtttctttttagtATCCTTCTTGGAGCCAAATAAAGGCAGACGTTCAGGGCAGGGGCAGAACAGGGAAGCAGAGTGGCCTCAGTGGTAGAAAATTCAAGGCCAGAACAGCAAGAGTTGTCTTCTGCAAAACGAGGAGGCAGCTGGCAATCTAAGATGTTTGGTTATTACTACTTTTCTCCCTTCTCTAACAGGCTGCACAGTACTTTTtatcctgctttttctttcttaaggTCCTTTCTGGGGATCCCATCTTGTCTTAAGGTTTCCAAACTGAAGCCAGGCTGATTGCCTTCTCAAGCACAGATATTTTGCTTAATCATTCTGCTTCTGAATTTTCAAACTGCACATGTTTTGAATGTAGCACTgagttaaattatttttgtagcaTACAAAGGTGTGAGTAAAGAAGCATGTACAGAAACCCTtgcccctctccagctgggtcttggttgttttctctttctttttggcATGTCACAAAACTATTTTGGAAGACTGTGGGGATGCAAACTGTATTGCAAGTCAAGTCACTGttcacattttttctttggaaGCTTTTTGTGCCTGCTGAGCTGCCTAGTTGAGAAGGTGTACACAGTAGCTCTCACTGTCTTTGGGTAAGGTTTGGTGTCTGTTTAAACTGTATGTGAAATATCAAATGTATATTAATAAGTAACTTTGAGGGACTCAGAAGATTGACACTGCTTTGACGAGAAATTACTAattcatcactttttttttgttatcctAATTCTGATCATTGTTCTCTTTAGCATTATTCAGGATTAGAAGAAGCTGTCTATAGAAACATCCAGGCATGCAAAGAACTTGCTCAAACCACCCGTACAGCATATGGACCAAATGGTAAATAAATCCTAAAATTATTGCTGCATTTTTGAGACAAATGCTATGTTTGGAGGCTAAACATACCCTGACAAAGAAGCAGCTGTTTGTTTCTGGGGGAAACACATTGGACTTGCTCTAAAACTGCAGATATGTGACTATTTCTTTGTGACTGtagaaaacagattttgttttGACTGCTCTTGAGTAATGCTCAAGAGTTCAGTTGAGTTATGCTTGAGTTATGCTTTTGCCAGGTTTTTGTAGCAGTTACTGTGTTCTCTTTGAAACACGgtataaaatatatgaaaaagcataaaaattaaaggaaacatGATAACATGGTAGGTAGTCATAATGAACATAATCTTGTTCAGTCAGATAGttggaaacaaaatattctcctgtatcatttaattaaattatgtgCTGGAATTTCAGAACAGAAAACTGCTTATTcagaaattactgatttttcCTTAATGTCCTACACTTCAAGTATTATTtcacaaaaatgttttgaagttCTTAATTTAGAAACAGAGCTAACCACTTTAATGTGCAAGATACACCTGAAAGTTAGGAGACAGTGTCTGTGTTCAAAATACTGTTTGCataaggaattatttttataaattgttttgtttccccATTTAGGAATGAACAAAATGGTTATCAATCatctggaaaagctttttgttacAAATGATGCTGCTACTATCCTGAGAGAGTTAGAGGTAAGTTTTCTTGCTTCAGTCAGGTGAGAACCAGAGTTTCTGCTTATGGGCTGTTGTGATTCTGACTGTCAGTAAGGAAAGGTCACTCTGACAGATTATTTACATATGTCACTTTGGAACTCATTTacttttttcactgaatttgaGGTCCACATGAAGAATATAATTCTTTTGTGAAGCAGCATTAATAATTGTAGGAGATGCTTAATAATTCCTTACTTTCCCCCAAAACCAGTAGGTTTAAAAGAGGCCTATGTCTAGAAATGCAATGGTTTGGAAAAGTCTGCCTGACATAGCTGTTGAGTTAATCTCCCAGTGTTGTTGCTTGACATGTTCTCCTGACTGCTTAGAATCCATCAATTGAATTTAGCAATCTGAGGCTGTAGCAGCACACTTATGTAAATACTGTGAAGGTATGAAAAGACTTTCCTAATTCTTCCTGCGACTTCAAATTTATATTTGTGACATAACACAGatattttactgaattttatACTTAGTGATAGAGACTGTGTAAGTATGAAGTATTTACTTATTGAATACATTGTGTTGGTGTTCAGTATGAGTAAAGTTACTGTGGAAGTCTtagttctgtttttaaaaaaatataatctgCATACTAGTGACCTGCTCTGATATGTTTTGTATGTTACTTTCTGGTATCAAATGGCAGGTATAAGTATTCAGGAATATggtattttattgcatttatctatttgaaagaaaagtgaagCAGTGCAATCTTTAAGCAGAACCCTCCCACACTCTCCCCTCTTAAAATGAAACTGTTATTTATATGTGTATTTTGCATGTTCCGCATGAATTCAATCTGAAGATCTAAACTCCAGAGTGTTTTCCTGTTGCAGAAATCAGTTGTGGAGCCACTGCATCCTGTGAAAGTAGCTCAGAACCAATGTCAAGGATATCTAATTTATGTTGTAGTGGCAATGTTCAgttctctgattttttaaaatatatatttctgctttttcttactAGAGAAGTTAGCCAATTAAGAATATCTGTGTGGCTCTCTTTTCCAATTTTGTGCATTCTTCATATCTCTAGGTACAATTTGAGACATCTAATATCAGTCTTCCAAATAAGAGAGCTTAGAAAGATGCATAGGAAGTGCCTGAAGCTGCAGTCTTGGGTGGGGTGTTTGTTAGTCACCAAGATgtgtaatttcttttaaaggtCCAGCATCCTGCTGCGAAAATGCTTGTGATGGCTTCACACATGCAAGAACAAGAGGTTGGAGATGGAACAAATTTTGTCCTTGTTTTTGCTGGAGTTCTTCTGGAGTTAGCAGAAGACCTTCTGAGGATGGGGTTGTCTGTCTCAGAGGCAAGTTATGTTCTCACTACAGTTCACAGAGCTTGAATCCAGATGGCTGCTTATCAGTGTTCTTGGGTCATAATACTGTGAAATCATCTGCTTTCTTCCCACCTAATTTTTTACATAAAGATGTTTGAAGGGGAACCATGTGTTCTGCTGATGGCTTGCTTCCCTTGTAAACTTGCATCTGTTAAAGTTTTATGGCTATTTGAAAAGCAGTTAAAAGCAGTGTGAAGTCTTGTAGTGAATATTTACTGTTTGCTGCACAGGTGATTGAAGGATATGAAAAGGCTTGCAAGAAAGCCCTAGAAATTCTTCCAGATTTGGTGTGCTGTTCTGCAAAGAACCTTCGAGATGTTGAAGAGGTGGCATCTTTGTTGTACACGTCAGTCATGAGCAAACAATACGGCAATGAACGGTTCTTGGCAAAGCTTATTGCTCAGGCCTGTGGTGAGTGGGGCTGGAACAGCTGAAAAACTGAGTGGGTTTGGTTATGGTCCTTACATCTTCATGGAAGATAGGAAGGATGGTTAGTTCAGCAGGTTGGGTTGGATGGAATGCTTTACCTCTGAAATGAGGGTAATATTCCTCATGTTGAACTCTGCGTTGGCATTGTAGCTCAGAAAAGGTTTGCCTTTCCTACTAGGCATTTCTAGAAATAGCTTTCAAGCCCTTTTAGTGCAGAAATCCatctttctccctctttttacGTCATAAGGAGGACATACTGTGCTTCACATAGGCTGGTTTTAGTCACAGCCACAGAACAATGGAAGTAAGACTGTAGTTCTGTTGTTATCCCTGTAGATTTTTGGGATAGAAccttcatttttaattccagTGATTTCTCTAAATACTCTGGGTTAGACTTACCTCTTGACTCCACCTGTATGAGTGCATATTTGAACAAAATTAACGGAGCAGCCTgaataaatgtttctttctgattattacattttaaaaacaaaatttctctttctttttatgcCAGTTATTAGCAAGTTATAGTTGTCTTGAATTTAGGCAGATACCTCAAACTACTGAAATCAAGTAGATCAGAAAAATTCCAGGCATTATTGATGGTGTCATTGTTCTACTTTATTCATTAGGCAAGAcatattcattatttttcttcttttttttttccagtttctatTCTTCCTGATTCTGGTCATTTTAACGTTGATAATATCAGAGTGTGCAAAATTGTGGTAAGTTTGAAGTAGCTGGCTTTACTGTAATTATTAAGGTAAATAGTGTAAAGAGGGTTCATCTTTGAACTTCCAGAGAgtcttttctcattttgttgTGGCAGGTGTACTAAATTTTGGAAATTAGTCTTTCTCTTGTTTAATGCCCAGTAGCAGcattcagaaacaaaaatcatTAATATTGGAAGTGATCTAAAATATGAGCCTGTTAGACAATATTTGTTGTTGCTGAATGAGCTGAAGTCTCATACTCAAGGTGTTACATACATCCAAATGCTTGTGAGGTCTGCTTTTCAGGCAGAGTAGGGCAGCTTTCTGACCACAAATGGTCAGAAATACAATGTTCCCCCATTCACAGAATCAAAGAACAGTTTGGTTTGGGCTGGAATGTgtcttaaagatcacccagttccagttccagccccctgccatggatagggccatcttccactagaccaggttgctccaagctctgtccagcctggccttgaacacttctagggatggggcagccacagcttccctgggctgccagggctcaccaccctcacagggaagaattttttcctgatgttcaaTGTAAACTTACTTGCTTTCAGTGAGAaaccattctcccttgtccagTTACTActtgcccttgtaaaaagtctcagattccattttatttcctttcaggGTGCTGGTATTTCTGCTTCCTCAGTACTGCATGGCatggtttttaaaaaagaaactgaaggaGATGTTACTTCTGTCAAAGATGCAAAAATAGCTGTGTATTCCTGCCCTTTTGATGGTATGATAACTGAAACTAAGGTATGTTATAGCTCAAAATAAGTTACATCTCTATTTATGCATATGTGCTCTTATTTTTAGACTTAGCTATAAATATTTTCGACACTTGGTGATTGAGATATTTTGGTGAATATTGATTTTCTTAGTATAGAAAAGTTCTGAACCTTGATTGCTTCACAGGGTTTTTGAGATGGGGAGatggtgttggtttttttgggttatttGAGCCAAACTATGGCTTGAATTTCTGAACCCCAAGGTTGTCTAGAATTGCCtagtgatttcattttttttctctcttgttttaCCCTGTTGCTTGGGGGAGCGTGTCAGTATTACAAAACAGGATGACTTAAGGGTTACAGATAGGTTGGGAGACAAAATGGTTTGTCAGAAACTTGTAGGTATGTGGTTTAATGCTGCATTTTCACAGTGTATGTGTTTTACTAGGGCACTGTCCTAATAAAGAATGCTGAAGAACTGATGAATTTCagtaaaggagaagaaaatctaATGGATTTGCAAGTCAAGGCCATTGCTGATAGTGGTGCAAATGTAGTAGTGACAGGTGGCAAAGTGGCAGATATGGCTCTTCATTATGCCAACAAGTACAATCTTATGTTAGTAAGGTAGGTACTAGGAGAGCATGAAAACATTTGGACTACCAGATTTATGAAATGTACTTGCCAAGTTAAGACAATATTTTTGCACGTGTTAACATTGTTATGGAAACTTGTTTTTAAAGGTTGAACTCCAAGTGGGACCTGAGAAGACTGTGCAAAACTGTTGGTGCAACAGCCCTACCCAGACTGGTATGTACTTCCCAAATGAGGTGCAGGAGGATGAGAACTGATGAGCAGGTTCAGTTCTTAACTCATGTTTTTCTCTCCAGACTCCCCCCACTCTTGAAGAAATGGGTCACTGCCATAGTGTGTATTTATCAGAGGTTGGGGATACACAGGTTGTGGTGTTTAAGCATGGTATGTATGTTCTGTAGAACTGCTGACACTGCTGTTCTATGTATGTTCTGTAGAACTGCTgacactgctgtgctgtgtttctaTGTGCTTTGGATCTAAGattaatgaattaattcagTAATGCATGTCTCTGAACAGAAAAGGAGGATGGAGCCATTTCTACTATCCTCATTCGTGGATCTACAGACAATCTGATGGATGACATAGAGAGAGCCGTGGATGATGGTGTCAATACTTTCAAAGTACTCACAAGGGTAAGTAACGAGAACACTGGGGTTTTCAAAAGTGAGCAGTGGATCAGTTTGAGGCAAGGCTTgagcctgctctgtgctcattTGCTACCAAAGGCAGGAGATATTAATCTGCCTAGGTGCCttctggagctgcagagtgGCTGTGTGGTACTGAGGTGTGGAGGGCTGTGTAGAGAAGACTGATTTTGTTGTGAGCACAGGGTACGTGGAAGGTGGTGTTTACCATGAACTGCACTCAGTTTTCCACTAATGAGTGAGTGCTTGGAGATGGATTACCTTTACCACTTTTTAAAGACAGTCAGCTCTTTCTTGACTTACTCCCTAAATGTTTTGTAATGTTCCTTGGAAAGCAGGCACAGAAGAAAAGCTAGATAGCTTTGTCACTTGGGATCAGGAGAAACTGATTGGTTGCAGACTCAGTTTCTAGTTCATTGGTGATAATTCATGCTTCCTCCACATAACACAGGTAGGTTTTTATGGATGGAAGAGCTCAGTTttacagaggattttttttttgtgtgagcAGTTTATGTGgtcttaaatattattatttaatttttcttctttttatacAAAAAGAAATGTTCCTGTATTTACTTGGAAAACAGCATGCAAAAATTGTTACAACTGTTAGAATCTTAATATCCTCTACACGCCAACACATGGACATTGATTTTGAGTACAGAAATGCTGTGCATTTATGATTGTCTCCAGGAGTTGTGCTTTTTTAAGATTTATGATGATTACTTTGTGGGCTAAGAGACCAGAGTTAATAAGTAAATTCTGGTTTGCCAAAGGATGTACAAAATgcttaatttaaaatgcaagaaaacaaaacaaaaagtcccAACACCTCGTAATACCTGTTAAGATATTAAACTTAGTGTACGGTAGATTGGTTTCCTGGATGATATTTCCCAccaaaataatggaaaaaatgagaaaatctaGGAATGCTGTTACAGTTAACCAGgagttgaattttttttaaaaagccaaaaaatctGAGACACAAAACCCACTGCattattattttggtttttacaaAAGAAGCTGTTTTTCTTGAAAGACATTGGAGCGAATGAGTAAATTCTGGTAGATTTCCCTTATAATGCATGTTTGTTCTGAAGTGGATTCTAAATAAGTCTGTGTGGAATAAAGTTCTGTTGCATTCTTGGTAGACtagaaaaattctaaaaaataaGAAGTAGTGGATACTTCAAGCAAAACATTGTGTTTTGGTGTGGTCTTTCCACAGGATAAACGTCTTGTTCCTGGAGGTGGTGCAACAGAGATTGAATTAGCCAAGCAGATCACATCTTATGGAGAGGTGAGGCAAACAGCCTTCTTGGCTTTTCATCTTCATCCACACATCTtacaaaaaatacagataatatTTCATACCAACATACATATTTGTGTAATAACAAGTGTGGGGGGGAAATGCTTCCCTGTCTTACAGTTTTTGAAATGCTAATACAGTTTTCACCTTCATTTTAGACTTGTCCTGGGCTTGACCAATATGCTATCAAGAAGTTTGCTGAGGcatttgaagccattcctcGAGCACTGGCAGAAAACTCTGGAGTAAAGGCTAATGAGGTCATCTCCAAACTTTATGCCATGCAtcaggaagggaagaagaatGTTGGATTTGATATTGAGGTAAGTAGTCTCTGATGTTACTTGTTGCCCTGCAGTGCAGGGTTGTACTTCATAGTACTTCTATCAGTATGAAGTATTTatagattattttaaattgttggGAGCTCTGTGTTGCACAGTCTAGAATAATAACTTTTAGGAATTGAAATctttaaatgttctttttatCAGCAATCAGTTCAGTTCAGTATAGTATAATGGCCTTATGTCAGAGGTGGAGGGGGATACTGAACTAATGTGACAGGCAGTAGGTCTTCAGAAATTACTGACTTTGTCTTCCTGCTAATGGATTAGGAATGAAGGTTTTCTAAAGGGAGAGAATGAGATTAGAAAAGTGATACCACCTTGCTAGGTGAAAGCCTGAGAAAGTTTTAAATgatgttttttccccatctgacaggctgaagctgctgcagtgaaGGACATGTTGGAAGCTGGTGTGTTAGACACGTATCTTGGAAAATTCTGGGGTATCAAGCTAGCTACAAATGCAGCAGTAACTGTCCTAAGGGTTGATCAGGTAAGTTTATGTGTATTTGGGTGCTGAATTAAAACCTGGCAGAATCCTCCTGCAAGTAGGTGGAATCTCTCCTGCAAATGGAAGGTGTAAACATAATGCTACTTCAGAATGTGGTTTGTTCATTTCTGGAAGCCAGGAAGGCATTTATTCAAGAGCTTGTAATCTGGAATGTGGCTGCTTCTATAGCAGTACTGTTAAagtttgttgggattttttttttcaagattttgtTGATATTTTGAAAAAAGTTTATATTTGCATCCAGAGAGTTACCCTAACTTCTGTAGGAACAAGCATTAGTAGAAGAAACTTCTCTCCTATATTTTTACATGAAAATCcaatttttaggaaaaatagAGGTTACGGTCTTGAGGATAAAAatctttcattattttgtgaAACTTCAGCAAAAATGAATTTGCATATAAAATTTTTGTAGATTATTATGGCAAAAACAGCAGGCGGTCCAAAAGCCCCTAAGCAACAAGGACATTGGGATAAGGATGACTGGAAAGATGAGCCTGAAAACTAGAGTGCAGTAAGCTCTGTGTGTCTAGCAGAGAGGTATCTGTGAGTGCATGCATGAGTTCATTGACAAGCACATGGAGATTGTATGCTCCTTGAGAACACGTAACACTGCTGTCTTCTGCTGTGTGCTGATTGCTACGTCCTGTATTCGTGCCCTTTGCAAATGGATTCTGCTCCTGAATCCAAATTTTCATGGGATGATAAGTGCAAGTTCAGATTTGCCTTACTTGTCCATGTAGCCAGGGCAGAGAATGAGCTTTAGCGTGGTAGGACTGATGGACTTCATGGTTTTAAAGTGTGATACTTGGAGACAGTAATTGAGAACAATAGCTTTGATAATCCTTTCTGTAGTGTGCACCCTGTAAACTAGTCTGCTGTTGGCCTATTTAAGCACTCACTTTCTGTAGACTAACTGAAGTCTTACTTTGCATGCAAAAATGAGGTAAAATACCTCTTTTTACTGTATCAGGGCTCAGCCTCTAACATtctcaaggaagaaaaaagctgtTAATATCTCAGTTAGATGGATATTCACTGGCTTGGGTTCAGAGTAGGGAAATGGCATGGATGTAGTGAATGCTAGCAGTCAGCATCATGTGGCTGTAGGAGAAGGGTACAAGCCTGATTTTAACATTAGCTTTTTCTACTTCTCTATTCTCTTCAAGATCATTATGGCAAAACCAGCTGGTGGCCCAAAGCCTCCATCAGGAAAGAAAGACTGGGATGAAGACCAAAATGACTGAACAATTTAACTGTATTTCTTAAGTGACATGACTTTGTGAGTTTTTTAATATCCCAGTTGGAGCCTGTCACAGTGTTTTGCTCTTGCCTTTAAATTATGAACAGTGTCCATTGGAGTGCAGAACTTCAAACACCTCAATAAATGTACTCACTGTTAAAATGTTGACTGACTTCATTTGGAGCTGGCATGACATGTCGTTCCCAATCTGTGAATGTGTAGGGGATGAATGACACTGTGGGTATGATGGGCTGACCCCTTGGCTGGCTGCCTGATGCTCTCCTGATGAAGAAGGAGGCAGAACTTCTCAGGGGCTGAGTGAAAGGGGGAGCTCACGTACCAATTCCTGTTGCAGGCACAAGAGACTCAATGTGCAGGGAGGCTGACCGTgagcctgctgcagggagctcatGAGCTGCAATTGTTGTGGCTCTTTGTGCTCTTATTTGTGCTCCTTGGCCAGTACCTGAGTGTAAGCAGTCGAATGTTGAAATAATTAAGTGCTGACAGCGGGTCTCCTGCATTAAGTATCCCCTTTCCTGAGACCCCACTTGGAGCACTGTGTACACATGTGGTGCCTCAAACATAAGAGAGACAGAACACTGTTAAAACGAGTCCAGAGGAGGGGCACCAAGTTGATAAGGAGACTGAGCACCTTCCCTATGGACAGGGGCACAGAAGGTCAGGGCTGtgtagcctggagaagagaaggtggTGTGGAAACctcacagcaccttccagtgtcTGAAGTCGCTACAGGGAAGTTGGAGAGGGACTCTGCATCAGGGAatatagtgacaggacaaaggtGAATGCCTTCAGAATGAAATAGGGGAAATTTAGGGTTGGTacacaggaagaaattctccccTGTAAGGGTTGTGAGGTCTTGGCACAGATTGCCTAGAGATGCAGTGGCTGCCCCAcgcctggaagtgttcaaggccaggctggatggggcttggagcaacctggtcttgtgggagatgtccctgcccatggcaggggttaggaactggatgatctttaaggtccttttccCCCACAAACCaatttatgattctatgattcattTTTTTTACTTGCATCTCTCACCTCACTCTTTTAATTCCCCATGCTCTCAA
The nucleotide sequence above comes from Molothrus aeneus isolate 106 chromosome 2, BPBGC_Maene_1.0, whole genome shotgun sequence. Encoded proteins:
- the CCT8 gene encoding T-complex protein 1 subunit theta isoform X1, which translates into the protein MALHVPKAPGFAQMLKEGAKHYSGLEEAVYRNIQACKELAQTTRTAYGPNGMNKMVINHLEKLFVTNDAATILRELEVQHPAAKMLVMASHMQEQEVGDGTNFVLVFAGVLLELAEDLLRMGLSVSEVIEGYEKACKKALEILPDLVCCSAKNLRDVEEVASLLYTSVMSKQYGNERFLAKLIAQACVSILPDSGHFNVDNIRVCKIVGAGISASSVLHGMVFKKETEGDVTSVKDAKIAVYSCPFDGMITETKGTVLIKNAEELMNFSKGEENLMDLQVKAIADSGANVVVTGGKVADMALHYANKYNLMLVRLNSKWDLRRLCKTVGATALPRLTPPTLEEMGHCHSVYLSEVGDTQVVVFKHEKEDGAISTILIRGSTDNLMDDIERAVDDGVNTFKVLTRDKRLVPGGGATEIELAKQITSYGETCPGLDQYAIKKFAEAFEAIPRALAENSGVKANEVISKLYAMHQEGKKNVGFDIEAEAAAVKDMLEAGVLDTYLGKFWGIKLATNAAVTVLRVDQIIMAKTAGGPKAPKQQGHWDKDDWKDEPEN
- the CCT8 gene encoding T-complex protein 1 subunit theta isoform X2, whose amino-acid sequence is MALHVPKAPGFAQMLKEGAKHYSGLEEAVYRNIQACKELAQTTRTAYGPNGMNKMVINHLEKLFVTNDAATILRELEVQHPAAKMLVMASHMQEQEVGDGTNFVLVFAGVLLELAEDLLRMGLSVSEVIEGYEKACKKALEILPDLVCCSAKNLRDVEEVASLLYTSVMSKQYGNERFLAKLIAQACVSILPDSGHFNVDNIRVCKIVGAGISASSVLHGMVFKKETEGDVTSVKDAKIAVYSCPFDGMITETKGTVLIKNAEELMNFSKGEENLMDLQVKAIADSGANVVVTGGKVADMALHYANKYNLMLVRLNSKWDLRRLCKTVGATALPRLTPPTLEEMGHCHSVYLSEVGDTQVVVFKHEKEDGAISTILIRGSTDNLMDDIERAVDDGVNTFKVLTRDKRLVPGGGATEIELAKQITSYGETCPGLDQYAIKKFAEAFEAIPRALAENSGVKANEVISKLYAMHQEGKKNVGFDIEAEAAAVKDMLEAGVLDTYLGKFWGIKLATNAAVTVLRVDQIIMAKPAGGPKPPSGKKDWDEDQND